In Arthrobacter sp. UKPF54-2, the following are encoded in one genomic region:
- a CDS encoding DUF6328 family protein, producing the protein MPDAEEARGGRRDESFDEKMDRNWAELLQELRVLQTGVQILAGFLLTLPFQTRFETLDGFQLTLYLTNVVLAALTTALILLPVSAHRRLFRKGLKDTLVASADRIAKVALAGVALLSVGTSALVFDVAAGRAAGLTAGGALLAVLLALLVLIPNRLRRQAGRE; encoded by the coding sequence ATGCCAGACGCTGAGGAAGCCCGCGGGGGCCGCCGCGATGAATCCTTCGACGAGAAGATGGACCGAAACTGGGCGGAGCTGCTGCAGGAGCTCCGGGTGCTCCAGACCGGCGTCCAGATCCTGGCCGGCTTCCTGCTGACCCTTCCGTTCCAGACCCGCTTCGAGACCCTGGACGGATTCCAGCTGACGCTCTACCTCACCAATGTCGTGCTGGCCGCCCTGACCACTGCCCTGATCCTGCTGCCGGTCAGCGCGCACCGCCGGCTCTTCCGCAAGGGGCTCAAGGACACGCTTGTGGCCAGCGCCGACCGCATCGCAAAAGTGGCACTGGCCGGCGTCGCACTCCTGAGTGTGGGAACCTCGGCCCTGGTCTTTGACGTGGCGGCGGGACGGGCCGCCGGGCTTACCGCAGGTGGCGCGCTGCTCGCCGTACTGTTGGCGTTGCTGGTCCTGATTCCCAACCGCCTCCGCCGTCAGGCCGGGCGGGAGTAG
- a CDS encoding MFS transporter, giving the protein MSMKRNSTRRSKLQERRLEVEHINVVDRRVMRKALGGTIVGNTMEWYDVGVFGYLITTMGPVFLPEADKTVQNLFLLGTFGATFIARPLGGVFFGWLGDKIGRQRVLAMTLIIMAASTFVVGLLPGYAVLGIWAAVLLVATKLIQGFSTGGEYAGATTFVSEHAPDARRGYFASFLDLGSYMGFAIGAALVTLLQVTLGGEAMEAWGWRLPFLIAGPLGLIAIYFRMKIEESPAFQASLDAQAAGAPAGEAAETKGPVAIFASHWRGILLAMILVAAANTVGYALTSYMPTYLTSNKGYDELHGTLLTIPILVLMSAAIPFTGKLSDRIGRRPVLWIGSLGTVVLAAPAFLLIGIGAIWSTLLGLALIAFPLTFYVANLASALPALFPTESRYGAMGIAYNFAVAIFGGTAPFIIASLIAGTGNEMMPAYYLMATSAIGAVAVYFITETAGKPLMGSMPSVDTIEEAHELVAGQDSNENLDLNEMPFDHTYEPAEGQEPPAGPAGRRDRPAD; this is encoded by the coding sequence ATGTCCATGAAGCGCAACAGCACCCGCCGCTCCAAGCTCCAGGAGCGCCGGCTCGAGGTCGAACACATCAACGTCGTTGACCGCCGCGTGATGCGCAAGGCCCTCGGCGGGACCATCGTCGGAAACACGATGGAATGGTACGACGTCGGCGTCTTCGGCTACCTGATCACCACCATGGGCCCGGTCTTCCTGCCCGAGGCGGACAAGACGGTGCAGAACCTGTTCCTGCTCGGCACCTTCGGCGCGACCTTCATCGCCCGGCCGCTGGGCGGGGTGTTCTTCGGCTGGCTGGGCGACAAGATCGGCCGTCAGCGCGTCCTGGCCATGACGCTCATCATCATGGCGGCCTCCACCTTCGTGGTGGGGCTGCTGCCCGGTTACGCCGTCCTCGGCATCTGGGCCGCCGTCCTGCTGGTGGCCACCAAGCTGATCCAGGGATTCTCCACCGGCGGCGAATACGCCGGTGCCACCACCTTCGTCAGCGAGCACGCCCCCGACGCCCGGCGCGGCTACTTTGCCAGCTTCCTGGACCTCGGCAGCTACATGGGCTTTGCCATTGGGGCGGCGCTCGTCACGCTGCTGCAGGTCACCCTCGGCGGGGAGGCGATGGAGGCCTGGGGCTGGCGGCTCCCGTTCCTGATTGCCGGGCCGTTGGGCCTGATCGCCATCTACTTCCGGATGAAGATCGAGGAGTCCCCGGCGTTCCAGGCCAGCCTCGACGCCCAGGCCGCCGGTGCTCCGGCGGGGGAGGCCGCGGAAACCAAGGGCCCGGTCGCGATCTTCGCCTCGCACTGGCGCGGAATCCTGCTCGCCATGATCCTGGTGGCCGCCGCGAACACGGTCGGCTACGCGCTGACGTCGTACATGCCGACGTACCTGACGTCCAACAAGGGCTATGACGAGCTCCACGGCACGCTGCTGACCATTCCCATCCTGGTGCTGATGTCCGCCGCGATTCCGTTCACCGGCAAGCTCTCGGACCGTATCGGGCGCCGGCCGGTGCTCTGGATCGGTTCGCTCGGCACCGTGGTGCTGGCCGCCCCGGCCTTTCTCCTCATCGGTATCGGCGCCATCTGGTCCACCCTGCTGGGCCTGGCGCTGATTGCCTTTCCGCTGACGTTCTACGTGGCCAACCTGGCCTCGGCGCTGCCCGCGCTCTTCCCGACCGAGAGCCGGTACGGGGCCATGGGCATCGCCTACAACTTCGCCGTGGCCATTTTCGGCGGCACGGCCCCGTTCATCATCGCGTCGCTCATTGCCGGGACGGGCAACGAGATGATGCCGGCCTACTACCTGATGGCCACCTCCGCGATCGGGGCCGTGGCGGTCTACTTCATCACGGAGACGGCGGGCAAGCCGCTGATGGGGTCGATGCCCAGCGTCGACACGATTGAGGAAGCCCACGAACTCGTGGCCGGCCAGGACTCCAACGAAAACCTTGACCTCAACGAGATGCCGTTCGACCACACCTACGAGCCTGCCGAGGGCCAGGAACCGCCGGCTGGCCCCGCCGGCCGCAGGGACCGCCCCGCGGACTAG
- a CDS encoding NAD(P)H-hydrate dehydratase: MSTRAKPSPAVQLTPTLLRGWPLPGGGSSKDDRGSVLVVGGARKTPGAALLAGVAALRSGAGRLTLAVAESTAVQLAVAFPESGVVGLPETTHGSVKGSAASLLADEVGAADAILIGPGLDDKDETLSLLRALLLPGRSRPRRGAAIVLDAYALGCLPELAGELQPWAGRLILTPNVTEGGILLGRDLDELHRDVPAIAEKYQAVVSCQGVIAEPGGSVWEITTGHSGLGTSGSGDVLAGAIAGLRARGTADAQAACWGSHLHAAAGDRLASRLGGLGYLARELCDELPALMVELSS; this comes from the coding sequence ATGTCCACCCGAGCTAAGCCCTCCCCCGCGGTGCAGTTGACTCCGACGCTGCTGCGCGGCTGGCCGCTGCCCGGCGGCGGTTCCAGCAAGGACGACCGGGGTTCGGTGCTGGTGGTTGGCGGCGCCCGCAAGACGCCCGGGGCCGCGCTGCTCGCCGGCGTCGCTGCCTTGCGCTCCGGTGCCGGCCGGCTGACCCTGGCGGTGGCGGAGTCGACGGCGGTGCAGCTGGCTGTCGCCTTCCCGGAGTCCGGCGTCGTGGGGCTGCCGGAGACTACGCATGGATCGGTCAAGGGCTCCGCAGCGTCGTTGCTGGCAGACGAGGTGGGCGCTGCAGACGCCATCCTGATCGGACCGGGCCTGGACGACAAGGACGAGACCCTGTCCTTGCTGCGCGCCCTGCTGCTGCCGGGCAGGTCGCGGCCGAGGCGCGGGGCCGCCATCGTCCTCGATGCCTATGCCTTGGGCTGCCTGCCCGAGTTGGCCGGGGAACTGCAGCCCTGGGCGGGACGGCTGATCCTGACCCCCAACGTCACTGAGGGCGGCATACTGCTGGGACGCGATCTTGACGAGCTCCACCGCGACGTGCCGGCGATCGCCGAGAAGTACCAGGCCGTGGTGAGCTGCCAGGGTGTGATCGCGGAGCCGGGCGGGAGCGTTTGGGAAATCACCACAGGGCACAGCGGCCTGGGCACCTCGGGAAGTGGCGATGTGCTGGCCGGCGCCATTGCGGGGCTGCGGGCCCGGGGAACCGCCGACGCGCAGGCCGCCTGCTGGGGCTCCCACCTGCATGCTGCCGCGGGTGACCGTCTGGCGAGCAGGCTGGGCGGACTCGGCTATCTGGCGCGGGAGCTCTGCGATGAGTTGCCTGCACTGATGGTGGAACTCAGCAGTTAG
- a CDS encoding HAD family hydrolase has product MRLVASDIDGTILGHDGKISDRTVRAFHACRDAGVELVFVTGRPPRWLHPLQDQLGHAGTVICSNGAVVWDLEADRVVSARALELDAVFEARRIIQRLRPSALFAAETLTGFHLEPGFLGTGSSGLLAEFTPAPLHQTLSADDAVVKFLAIVREGTADEFLAEVSPAVAHLAAATHSAPNIALLELSLPGVNKAVTLAEYAASLGVQAQDVVAFGDMPNDIEMLRWAGHGYAMASGHPEAIRAAGQQAPHFDDDGVAQILEAKLAELGVRLP; this is encoded by the coding sequence ATGCGGCTGGTAGCAAGTGATATTGACGGAACGATCCTCGGCCACGACGGCAAGATCAGCGACCGGACCGTGCGTGCCTTCCATGCCTGCCGTGACGCCGGGGTGGAACTGGTCTTTGTCACGGGCCGCCCGCCGCGCTGGCTGCACCCGCTGCAGGACCAGCTGGGCCACGCCGGCACCGTCATCTGCTCCAACGGTGCGGTGGTCTGGGATCTGGAGGCGGACCGTGTGGTGTCCGCCCGCGCGTTGGAGCTCGACGCCGTCTTCGAGGCCCGCCGGATCATCCAGCGGCTGCGCCCCTCCGCGCTGTTCGCAGCCGAAACCCTTACCGGTTTCCACCTGGAACCGGGCTTCCTCGGCACCGGCTCCAGCGGGCTGCTCGCCGAGTTCACGCCGGCCCCGCTGCACCAGACGCTCAGCGCGGACGACGCCGTCGTCAAGTTCCTCGCTATCGTCCGGGAGGGTACCGCGGACGAGTTCCTGGCCGAGGTGTCCCCGGCCGTCGCCCACCTGGCCGCCGCCACACACTCCGCACCCAACATTGCGCTGCTGGAGCTGTCCCTGCCCGGGGTCAACAAGGCCGTGACCCTGGCCGAATACGCGGCATCCCTGGGCGTGCAGGCTCAGGATGTGGTGGCGTTCGGCGACATGCCCAACGACATCGAGATGCTGCGCTGGGCCGGGCACGGCTACGCCATGGCCAGCGGCCACCCGGAGGCCATCCGTGCCGCCGGCCAGCAGGCACCGCACTTCGACGACGATGGCGTCGCCCAGATCCTCGAAGCCAAGCTCGCCGAACTGGGCGTCCGGCTCCCGTAA
- a CDS encoding MFS transporter translates to MADTDIPAGRSALGLGLRQNFAQFMLLVAVNALVGGTLGQERTVLPLLASDVFHLDKYTGALTYILAFGLAKAATNYFAGTLSDRFGRKPVLVAGWLIALPVPLLLIFGTSWSWIVAANVILGISQGLTWSTTVVMKMDLVGPNRRGLAMGFNEAAGYLGVAGTALITGYLAASYGLRPAPFLLGAAYIALGLGLSVLAVKETHHHAKTEAANHVDAHARAGAGLSTREIFTLTSFRDRSLSSVSQAGLVNNLNDGLAWGLFPVLFAGAGLSIERIGILAAVYPAVWGAVQLVTGAASDRLGRKWLIAGGMFVQAAGLAMVAAGGGFEIWLLAAVLLGVGTAMVYPTLLAAIGDVSHPQWRARSVGIYRLWRDGGFAVGALLSGLLADAYGIPAAVFVVAGVTAASGLVVAVRMRGTDHHA, encoded by the coding sequence ATGGCAGACACTGATATTCCGGCGGGCCGGAGCGCCCTGGGACTGGGGCTGCGCCAAAACTTCGCCCAATTTATGCTGCTGGTGGCCGTCAACGCGCTCGTCGGCGGCACCCTGGGCCAGGAACGCACCGTGCTGCCCCTGCTGGCCAGCGACGTCTTCCATCTCGACAAATACACGGGCGCGCTGACCTACATCCTGGCCTTCGGGCTGGCCAAGGCCGCCACCAACTACTTCGCCGGGACCCTCTCCGACCGCTTCGGACGCAAGCCGGTGCTGGTGGCGGGATGGCTGATCGCCCTTCCCGTCCCGCTGCTGCTGATCTTCGGCACCAGCTGGTCCTGGATTGTTGCCGCCAACGTGATCCTCGGCATCAGCCAGGGCCTGACCTGGTCCACCACGGTGGTCATGAAGATGGACCTGGTGGGCCCGAACCGGCGCGGCCTCGCGATGGGCTTCAACGAGGCGGCGGGCTACCTGGGCGTGGCCGGGACCGCCCTGATCACGGGCTACCTAGCCGCCTCCTACGGCCTGCGTCCGGCGCCGTTCCTGCTCGGCGCCGCGTACATTGCCCTCGGCTTGGGCCTGTCCGTGCTCGCGGTGAAGGAGACCCACCACCACGCGAAGACCGAGGCGGCGAACCATGTGGACGCGCACGCTCGCGCCGGGGCGGGCCTGAGCACCCGCGAAATCTTCACCCTGACCAGCTTCCGGGACCGCTCGCTCTCCTCCGTGAGCCAGGCCGGGCTGGTGAACAACCTCAACGACGGGCTGGCGTGGGGGCTGTTTCCGGTGCTCTTTGCCGGCGCAGGCCTCTCGATCGAGCGGATCGGCATCCTCGCGGCGGTGTACCCGGCGGTCTGGGGGGCGGTGCAACTGGTGACCGGTGCGGCATCGGACCGGCTGGGCCGCAAGTGGCTGATCGCGGGCGGCATGTTTGTCCAGGCCGCAGGGCTCGCGATGGTGGCTGCCGGCGGCGGCTTTGAAATCTGGCTGCTGGCGGCCGTCCTGCTGGGCGTCGGCACGGCGATGGTCTATCCCACCCTGCTGGCGGCCATCGGCGATGTGTCCCACCCCCAGTGGCGTGCCCGGTCGGTCGGCATCTACCGGCTCTGGCGCGACGGCGGCTTCGCCGTGGGCGCGCTGCTCTCGGGCCTGCTCGCGGACGCTTATGGCATCCCGGCGGCTGTCTTCGTCGTCGCCGGCGTGACCGCGGCGTCCGGGCTCGTCGTCGCGGTCCGGATGCGCGGCACCGACCACCACGCGTAG
- a CDS encoding histidine phosphatase family protein: MGNIGHGGSLPGITGLVLVRHGESEGNVAATLAHQTGAHVINVPARDADVGLSDTGREQALALGRMLALVPEQGRPAVWSSPYARARQTAELAVQTGGWRVQLRLDERLRDRELGILDMLTSAGVEARLPEEAQRRRWLGKFYYRPPGGESWADVVLRLRSLLAELDREHAGEEVLLVCHDALIVLFRYILQGLSEAELLDLAATTSILNASVSHFVRAGGSGAWELESFNVTDHLAEQGVPVTEHAGDADVHPS, from the coding sequence GTGGGCAACATCGGACACGGCGGCAGCTTGCCGGGCATCACGGGACTCGTCCTGGTCCGGCATGGGGAAAGCGAAGGTAATGTGGCCGCGACGCTCGCTCATCAGACGGGGGCTCACGTCATCAATGTGCCCGCGCGCGACGCCGACGTCGGACTCTCGGACACCGGCCGGGAACAGGCGCTGGCGCTGGGACGGATGCTGGCCCTCGTCCCCGAACAGGGCCGCCCTGCCGTCTGGTCCTCCCCCTACGCCCGGGCCCGGCAAACCGCCGAACTCGCGGTCCAGACGGGCGGCTGGCGGGTCCAGCTCCGGCTGGACGAGCGGCTCCGCGACCGTGAGCTCGGGATTCTGGACATGCTGACGTCCGCGGGCGTGGAGGCGAGGCTGCCCGAGGAGGCCCAGCGCCGGCGGTGGCTGGGGAAGTTCTACTACCGGCCGCCGGGCGGCGAGTCCTGGGCCGACGTCGTGCTGCGGCTCCGCTCGCTGCTGGCCGAACTGGACCGTGAGCATGCCGGAGAAGAGGTCCTGCTGGTCTGCCACGACGCCCTGATCGTGCTGTTCCGGTACATTCTGCAAGGCCTTTCGGAGGCAGAACTGCTGGACCTTGCCGCTACGACCAGCATTCTCAACGCCTCCGTCAGCCACTTTGTCCGGGCCGGCGGCAGCGGCGCGTGGGAGCTGGAAAGCTTCAACGTGACGGACCATCTGGCGGAGCAGGGCGTACCCGTCACCGAGCACGCTGGAGACGCCGATGTCCACCCGAGCTAA
- a CDS encoding YbhB/YbcL family Raf kinase inhibitor-like protein has protein sequence MATFTLRSDSFEDGQVLPAAQRGAATGPGGRDESLPLHWSGAPAGTRSYAVTVFDPDAPGHGGFWHWAVLDIPADVTSLPAGAGSRHGGGLPLGAFQLRNDGGSAGYLGAAPPKGHGPHRYVVTVLALNVEKSGLDAGASPAKLEAKLGPHVLARASLTGIYERH, from the coding sequence ATGGCCACCTTCACGCTCCGCAGCGACTCCTTCGAGGACGGCCAGGTCCTGCCCGCGGCCCAGCGCGGCGCTGCGACCGGACCCGGCGGCCGGGACGAATCACTGCCCCTGCATTGGAGCGGCGCCCCCGCCGGCACCCGGAGCTACGCCGTTACGGTATTCGACCCGGACGCCCCCGGCCACGGGGGCTTCTGGCACTGGGCCGTGCTGGACATCCCGGCGGACGTCACCTCGCTGCCAGCCGGCGCCGGCTCGCGGCACGGCGGAGGCCTGCCCCTCGGGGCCTTCCAGCTCCGGAACGACGGCGGTTCGGCCGGCTACCTGGGGGCGGCCCCGCCCAAAGGCCACGGTCCGCACCGCTACGTCGTGACGGTGCTCGCCCTGAACGTGGAGAAGTCCGGGCTCGATGCGGGTGCGTCCCCGGCCAAGCTGGAGGCCAAGCTTGGCCCGCACGTCCTGGCCCGGGCGTCCCTGACCGGCATCTACGAACGGCACTGA
- a CDS encoding glycerate kinase, with amino-acid sequence MRILIAPDKFKGSLTAAEAAAAMAEGALRVYPDAETVQFPVADGGEGTLEAAVAAGYEERLNAVVGPILAPIGAAWAIRQDAFGGATAVIETAQASGLAHMEPTPANALRAHSYGCGQLIAAALDAGATEIVLGVGGSAMSDGGSGALRALGLKPVDAAGNVVPLGGGSLAEVAAVDVAGLDPRLAAVKFRIAVDVQNPLYGPDGAAHVFGAQKGADEDTREVLDAGLRNWASVLRQASGRDVNVPGAGAAGGFPSSFLAFTNAALEGGFDLVAGLTGLAGKLADADLVITGEGSLDSQSLTGKAPIALADAAHALGIPVIMVAGRILVTPEDLARHGVVAAAQLLDAAPSPEEAIAKAAKYLAWTTSQVLEGA; translated from the coding sequence ATGCGCATCCTGATCGCCCCGGACAAGTTCAAGGGCTCCCTGACCGCCGCCGAAGCCGCCGCCGCCATGGCCGAGGGCGCCCTGCGGGTCTACCCCGACGCCGAAACCGTCCAGTTCCCGGTGGCCGACGGCGGCGAAGGCACGCTGGAGGCAGCCGTCGCCGCCGGCTACGAGGAGCGCCTGAACGCCGTCGTCGGGCCCATCCTCGCCCCGATCGGGGCGGCCTGGGCCATCCGCCAGGATGCTTTCGGCGGCGCTACCGCCGTCATCGAGACGGCACAGGCGTCCGGGCTCGCGCACATGGAACCGACCCCCGCGAACGCCCTGCGCGCGCACAGCTACGGGTGCGGGCAGCTGATCGCGGCCGCGCTCGACGCCGGTGCGACCGAAATCGTGCTGGGTGTGGGCGGCTCAGCGATGAGCGACGGCGGCAGCGGCGCCCTGCGCGCCCTCGGCCTCAAGCCCGTGGACGCCGCCGGGAACGTGGTGCCCCTCGGCGGCGGATCGCTTGCCGAGGTGGCCGCCGTCGACGTCGCCGGACTGGATCCCCGGCTTGCCGCCGTGAAGTTCCGGATCGCCGTGGATGTGCAGAATCCGCTCTACGGGCCCGACGGCGCGGCCCACGTCTTCGGCGCCCAAAAGGGGGCCGACGAGGACACCAGGGAAGTGCTCGACGCCGGGCTGCGCAACTGGGCCTCGGTGCTGCGGCAGGCCAGCGGCCGGGACGTCAACGTTCCGGGCGCGGGCGCGGCCGGCGGGTTCCCGTCGTCGTTCCTGGCCTTCACGAACGCCGCGCTGGAAGGCGGCTTCGACCTCGTAGCAGGGCTCACCGGGCTGGCCGGAAAGCTCGCGGACGCGGACCTGGTGATCACGGGGGAGGGCTCGCTGGACTCCCAGTCACTCACCGGGAAGGCGCCCATTGCCCTGGCAGACGCCGCGCACGCGCTCGGCATCCCGGTGATCATGGTCGCCGGCCGGATCCTCGTCACCCCGGAGGACCTGGCCCGCCACGGCGTGGTCGCCGCCGCCCAGCTGCTGGACGCGGCGCCGAGCCCCGAGGAGGCGATCGCGAAAGCCGCGAAGTACCTGGCGTGGACCACCAGCCAGGTGCTCGAAGGGGCGTAA
- a CDS encoding glycerophosphodiester phosphodiesterase: MTDPHPFLAHGGAAGEPVAMAHRGFSPEGAENTMAAFRAAVALGYRYLEADVHTTADGVLLLFHDETLDRVTDGSGRISELSAETVAKARIAGAEPIPLLAELVAEFPEVRLNLDVKDWNSVETLAAAIEQYNLHDRVLVASFSDRRRRAVLRRLSRPAASSAGMASNALFVLLGPLLPAPLLRRVTARALRGVHALQVPVRYGAVPVVTAGLVRRAHRHGLHVHVWTINEPAEMHRLLDLGVDGIVTDRADLLKAVLQERGQWPR, from the coding sequence GTGACCGACCCGCACCCCTTCCTGGCCCACGGCGGCGCTGCGGGCGAGCCCGTGGCCATGGCCCACCGCGGCTTCTCGCCGGAAGGCGCCGAGAACACCATGGCCGCGTTCCGCGCCGCCGTCGCCCTCGGCTACCGCTATCTGGAAGCCGACGTGCACACCACCGCCGACGGCGTTCTGCTCCTCTTCCACGACGAAACCCTGGACCGTGTCACGGACGGCAGCGGCCGGATTTCCGAGCTGAGCGCTGAGACCGTGGCCAAGGCCCGGATCGCCGGCGCGGAGCCGATCCCGCTGCTGGCGGAACTCGTCGCGGAGTTCCCCGAGGTCCGGCTTAACCTCGACGTCAAAGACTGGAACTCGGTGGAAACCCTGGCCGCGGCGATCGAGCAGTACAACCTGCACGACCGTGTCCTGGTCGCCAGCTTCTCGGACCGGCGCCGGCGCGCCGTGCTGCGTCGGCTCAGCCGTCCCGCCGCAAGCTCCGCCGGCATGGCCTCCAACGCTCTTTTTGTGCTGCTGGGCCCGCTGCTTCCGGCGCCCCTGTTGCGCCGCGTCACGGCCCGGGCGCTCCGCGGCGTCCATGCCCTGCAGGTCCCGGTCCGCTACGGCGCCGTGCCGGTAGTGACGGCCGGGTTGGTCCGCCGCGCCCACCGCCACGGCCTGCACGTGCACGTCTGGACCATCAACGAACCGGCCGAGATGCATCGGCTGCTTGACCTCGGAGTGGACGGGATTGTCACCGACCGGGCCGACCTGCTGAAAGCGGTCCTGCAGGAACGCGGGCAGTGGCCCCGCTGA
- a CDS encoding carbohydrate kinase, with product MLTVIGEALVDVVQRSSGIQAHVGGSPLNVAVGLARLDHPVQFIGRYGRDAYGEAVAAHLKSSSVLLPLGPDELPTSVATAQIDDDGAASYTFDLAWELPGLADRLPFMLQGSTLLHTGSIATMLAPGAAEVLAAVEHAHPSTTVSFDPNCRPSIITDADYARRQAEKFVTLADVVKASDEDLEWLYPGVDPLDSARRWLSLGGSEGPAMVVVTRGSAGPWAVNASGEAHAPAPPVKVADTVGAGDSFMAALLSGIVDLGLNGAQNRKELRELSAGSLRELLARAAAAAAVTVSRAGANPPTRAEVHQMELDPESAGLTSN from the coding sequence ATGCTCACAGTCATCGGTGAGGCCCTGGTTGATGTCGTCCAGCGCTCCTCAGGTATCCAGGCCCATGTGGGCGGCAGCCCCCTGAATGTTGCGGTGGGCCTGGCCCGCCTGGACCACCCGGTGCAGTTCATCGGGCGCTACGGCCGGGACGCCTACGGGGAGGCCGTCGCGGCGCACCTGAAGTCCAGTTCGGTGCTGCTCCCGCTGGGACCCGATGAATTGCCGACGTCGGTGGCCACCGCCCAGATCGACGACGACGGCGCCGCGAGCTACACCTTCGACCTCGCCTGGGAGCTGCCCGGCCTCGCGGACCGGCTGCCCTTTATGCTGCAGGGCAGCACCCTGCTGCACACCGGCTCGATCGCGACCATGCTGGCGCCCGGCGCCGCGGAAGTGCTCGCCGCCGTCGAACATGCCCACCCTTCAACCACGGTGAGCTTCGATCCCAACTGCCGGCCCAGCATCATCACCGACGCCGACTACGCGCGCCGCCAGGCCGAAAAGTTCGTCACCCTCGCGGACGTGGTCAAGGCCTCCGACGAGGACCTCGAATGGCTCTACCCCGGCGTGGATCCGCTGGATTCGGCGCGGCGCTGGCTCTCGCTCGGCGGGTCGGAGGGGCCCGCCATGGTGGTGGTCACGCGCGGCTCGGCGGGCCCGTGGGCGGTCAACGCCTCCGGCGAGGCGCACGCCCCGGCCCCGCCGGTGAAAGTCGCGGACACCGTCGGCGCAGGCGACTCCTTTATGGCGGCGCTGCTCTCCGGCATCGTGGACCTGGGCCTCAACGGAGCCCAGAACCGCAAGGAACTGCGCGAACTCTCGGCCGGCAGCCTGCGCGAACTCCTCGCCCGCGCCGCCGCGGCGGCCGCCGTCACGGTCTCTCGCGCCGGCGCCAACCCGCCCACCCGGGCCGAAGTGCACCAGATGGAACTCGACCCGGAAAGTGCGGGCCTCACCAGCAACTGA
- a CDS encoding DUF6766 family protein, protein MRKWAKEHGLLLANLGLFLVFFGGMVVSGAADYSEDQVSHGQSAVGIVEYLGTGAFLEATFENWESEFLQMGMYVILTVFLFQKGSSESKPMGKKAPQDEDPRHATIKAATPWPVRRGGWVLKLYEHSLSIMFALLFLMSVVLHAVGGSEEYSQEQQAHGQPAVSVLGYLATSRFWFESFQNWQSEFLAVAVLVGASVYLRERGSPESKPVAEPHYETGT, encoded by the coding sequence ATGCGCAAGTGGGCCAAAGAACACGGACTACTGCTGGCCAACCTCGGGCTCTTTCTGGTCTTCTTCGGCGGCATGGTGGTCAGCGGCGCCGCCGACTACAGCGAAGACCAGGTCTCCCACGGCCAGTCCGCCGTCGGAATCGTCGAGTACCTGGGCACCGGCGCCTTCCTAGAGGCGACCTTTGAAAACTGGGAGTCGGAGTTCCTGCAGATGGGCATGTACGTCATCCTGACGGTGTTCCTGTTCCAAAAGGGGTCCTCCGAGTCCAAACCAATGGGGAAGAAAGCCCCGCAGGATGAGGATCCGCGGCACGCCACGATCAAGGCGGCGACGCCGTGGCCGGTGCGCCGCGGCGGGTGGGTACTCAAGCTGTACGAGCACTCCCTCTCGATCATGTTCGCGCTGCTTTTCCTGATGTCCGTCGTGCTTCACGCGGTCGGCGGCAGCGAGGAGTACAGCCAGGAGCAGCAGGCCCACGGCCAGCCCGCCGTGAGCGTGCTGGGCTATCTCGCCACGAGCCGGTTCTGGTTCGAGTCATTCCAAAACTGGCAGAGCGAGTTTCTCGCCGTCGCGGTGCTGGTGGGCGCCTCCGTGTACCTGCGCGAGAGAGGCTCGCCGGAGTCCAAGCCCGTGGCCGAGCCGCACTACGAAACCGGCACCTGA